GGGCGTCCGTCGGGCCGACCAGCGCCCGGCCCGCGCCGAGCAGCACGTGCTCCACCGTGCCGGGCATGTGCGGATCGGACGCCCTGGTTTCGCCGGGCTGCGCCTCGATCCGATAGATGTCGCGCCGGGCGTTCGGCGGGCAGGAGGACAGCACGGTGGCCGCGTAGTCGGCCCGTTCGGAGTGCGTGACCGGGCCCTCGCCGGCACGGATCACCTGCACCGCGGGGCGCGGCGGGTCGACCAGCCGGCTGAACGGCACGTTCAGCGCCACGCCGAGCGCCCAGAGCGTCTCGACGCTCGGGTTGCCCGCGCCCGACTCCAGCTGGGAGAGCGTCGACTTGGCGATCCCCGCCCGCCGGGCCAGCTCGGCCATCGACAGCCCACTGCGCTCGCGCTCGCGCCGGATCGACGCGGCGATCAAGCCGATCAGCTCCGTGCCGGAGCCCGCGGGTGGGGTGGGGGTTCGGTCACTCATGCTCGCCACTCACGCTCTCTCCCGCTTCGCGCTTCCTGGTTCGTGCCCCGCCTCGGCGCTGCTCATGGTGCCACGTGCGCGGGGCGCTGCACCGGCCGCTCGGTCGCGCTGCCGATCGTTCGCCCTGTCGGTCCACATGTTCGCCTTGACGAACGAGTGCATTGGGTTCAGTCTAATGGACATGCGTTCGCTCCTTCGAACACTGGAGCATGCCACCCTCCGTGACATCGCTCTGGTCTGCCTGGCCGACGCACTCGTCGGCGCCTCCTTCGGCGCGATCAGCGTCTCCGGCGGTCTGCCGCTGTGGGTGCCGGTCGCCATGTCCCTCCTCGTCTTCGCGGGCGGGTCACAGTTCGCTGCCGTCGGCGTGGTGCTCTCCGGGGGCGGCGCGCTCGCTGCCGTCGCCACGGGGCTGGTGCTCAACGCCCGCCTGTTGCCGTTCGGCTTCACCGTGGCGGACGTGCTCGACGGGCCGTGGTGGCGGCGGCTGTTGGGCGCACAGCTCATCACGGACGAGACCGCCGCGTTCGTCCTCCAGCAGGAGGGGCGGCGCCGCCGCCGGGCCGCGTTCTGGCTGTGCGGGATCGCGCTGTTCACGGTCTGGAACGTGTCCGTCCTGCTCGGCGCCGCCGCGGGCGGGCTCATCGGCGACACGGACGCGCTCGGCCTCGACGCCGCCTTCCCGGCTGTGCTGCTCGCACTCGTGCTGCCGTCGCTCACGGACCGCCGCATGCGGACCGCCGCCGTGGCGGGCGCGGTCGTCGCGGTCGCGGCCACGCCGTACCTGCCGGCGGGGCTGCCGGTGTTGCTGTCGCTCGTCGGGCTGCTGTTCGCGGGGCGCCCCCGGGTGGAGGCCGAGCGCCCCACGGGCGGGGAGGGTGTGTCCAGCGTCGAGAAGGAGGGCGTCCGTTGATGCCGCTGTATGCCGTGCTGCTGCTTGCCGCCGGGACGTATGCCTACCGCCTTGCCGGGCCGCTCCTCGGGCACCGGCTCGCTCTGTCCGAGCGGCTGCGGCACCTGCTCGCCGTTGCCGCGGGCGTCCTGCTGGTCGCCCTGGTCGCCACCGGCGCGCTCACCCAGGGGCACGGCTTCGCGGGGTGGGCCCGCCCGGCCGGCGTGCTGGTCGCCGGAGTGCTCGCGCTGCGCCGCGCTCCGTTCCCGGCCGTCGTCGTCGCTGGCGCGGCGACGACGGCGGTGCTCCGGTTGTGCGGGGTGGGCTGACGGTGGACGACTAACAACTGACAGATGACAGATTTCGAAATCTGTCATCTGTCAGTTGTTATCTGTCATCCGTTCGCCGTTCACGCGCCCGGCACGCCCGGCACGCCCGGCACGCCATGCCCCGGCCACGGTCCCGTTCCGTCGTCCTGCCGCCGCGCCCCTGCGCCGCGTCGGCGAGTTGAGGTACCGCCATGTCGCCTTCCTCACTCGCTCGCGCCCACCCGCCGCCCGGTCGCGTGCGCGATACTCGCCGGTACCCAGCCGAGTGCCCGCCGCATCTCCGCCGAGACCACCGAGACCACAAGGAGCTTCAATGACGAAGCCGACCCGGATCGACCCGGCCGACCTGCTCGCCGTCGGCGACATGCTCACCGACGAGGAGCGGCTGATCCGCGACACCGTCCGGAAGTTCACCGACGAGCGGATCCGCCCGCACATCGGCGACTGGTTCGAGCGCGGAGTCTTCCCCGCCCGGGAGCTCGCCCCCGAGCTCGGCGCGCTCGGCGTGCTCGGCATGCACCTCGACGGCTACGGCTGCACCGGTTCCAGCGCGGTCGCCTACGGCGTCGCGTGCATGGAACTGGAGGCCGCCGACTCCGGGCTGCGCAGCTTCGTCTCCGTCCAGGGCTCACTCGCGATGCGCTCCATCCACGCCTTCGGCTCCGAGGAGCAGAAGGAGCGCTGGCTGCCGGGCATGGCCGCCGGCGAGCTGATCGGCTGCTTCGGCCTCACCGAGCCGGACTTCGGCTCCGACCCGGCGAACATGCGCACCCGCGCGGTGCGCAAGGGCGGCGACTGGGTGCTCTCCGGCAGCAAGATGTGGATCACCAACGGCAGCATCTCGGACGTCGCCGTCGTCTGGGCGCAGACCGAGGAGGGCGTGCGCGGCTTCCTCGTCGAGCAGGGCACCCGCGGTCTGACCGCCACCGATGTGCACGGCAAGCTGTCGCTGCGCGCCTCCGTCACCAGCGAGCTCGCGTTCGACGACGTGGTGCTGCCGGCCGACGCCGTGCTGCCCGGGGTCGCCGGCCTGCGCGGACCGCTCTCCTCCCTCAACGAGGCCCGCTACGGCATCCTCTGGGGCACCGTCGGCGCCGCCCGCGACAGCTACACCGCCGCCCTCGACTACGCGAAGAGTCGGATCCAGTTCGACCGCCCGATCGCCGGTTTCCAGCTGACCCAGCAGAAGCTGGTCGAGATGATGCTGGAGGTCGAGAAGGCGTACCTGGTCGCGCTGCGGATCGGCCGGCTCAAGGACGAGGGCGCGGCCCGTCCGGCGCACATCAGCTTCGGCAAACTCAACAACGTCCGCACCGCGCTGGAAATCGCCCGCAGCGCCCGGACCGTTCTCGGCGCGAACGGCATCACCACCGAGTATCCAGTGCTTCGGCACGCCAACAACCTGGAGTCCGTGCTCACCTACGAGGGCACCAGCGAGATCCACACCCTCGTCCTCGGTGAGGCCATCACCGGCGAGTCCGCCTACCGCTGACGGGCCGTTCACCAGGGGAAAACCGGTGGCCGGGCCCGTGCGCGCCCGGCTACCGTCCCCTGCCATGAACGGTCAGCACGCCCAGACGCCCCCGACCACCACCCTCTGGCGCCCCACCGGCCCCGAGGAGCTGGCGCTGGTCGAGGCCGCCGACTGGCGCGCCTGGCCTCCCCGCCTGCCCGACCAGCCGATCTTCTACCCCGTCCTGAACGAGGACTACGCGATCCGCATCGCCCGCGACTGGAACGTCCCCGCCTCAGGCGTCGGCTACGTCACCCGCTTCGAGGTGGACACCGCCTTCCTCGCCCGCTACCCCGTGCAGCAGGCCGGCGGCCGGACCATCCTCGAACTGTGGGTACCGGCCGAGGAGTTGGACGAGTTCAACCGGCACATCGTCGGCCGGATCGAGGTCGTCCACGAGTTCCGGCCAGAGCAGTGACCGCAAGGAGCGCGCCCGTCCTGCTCACCTGCGCCCAGGAGACCAGCACCACCGCCCTGCTCGTCGAGGCCGCCGCCCGCCGCGGCCTCGACACCGCCGCGCTCACCGGCCCCGCCGCCGTCGAACGGCTCACCGGGCGGCTCGTCCACTGGTACGGCGGCCCGCTCGCCGCCGCGCGTGTCGCCGCACCGCTCGGCCTCGCCCTGCTCGAACCCGACGATGCCTGGCTCACCCGGCTCCCCGCCGAGCTCACCCGCCGCCGGATCGAACTCACCACCCTCGCGGAGGCCTGGACGCTGCGCGAACCTGCTTTCGTCAAGCCGCCCTCCGACAAGTCACTGCCGCCCGCCGTCTATCCGGACGGCTCCCGGCTGCCGCGCACCGGCGAGCGGATCGGCCCCGACACGCCCGTCCTGGTGAGCGAGCCCGTGAGGTTCGCCGCCGAGTACCGGCTGTTCGTCCTCGACGGTGAGGTCCGCACCGGCAGCCGCTACGCCCGCTTCGGCCGTCTCGACCCGGGCCCGCTCGCCGCCGACGCCACCGCCTTCGCCCGGCGCCTGCTCGCCGCCGCCGGCGACACCCTGCCGAGCGCCGTCGCGCTGGACGTCGGGCCGCTCGCCGATCCGTATGACTCGGCCGAGCACTGGGCCGTCGTCGAGGCGAACATGC
The nucleotide sequence above comes from Streptomyces kaniharaensis. Encoded proteins:
- a CDS encoding acyl-CoA dehydrogenase family protein translates to MTKPTRIDPADLLAVGDMLTDEERLIRDTVRKFTDERIRPHIGDWFERGVFPARELAPELGALGVLGMHLDGYGCTGSSAVAYGVACMELEAADSGLRSFVSVQGSLAMRSIHAFGSEEQKERWLPGMAAGELIGCFGLTEPDFGSDPANMRTRAVRKGGDWVLSGSKMWITNGSISDVAVVWAQTEEGVRGFLVEQGTRGLTATDVHGKLSLRASVTSELAFDDVVLPADAVLPGVAGLRGPLSSLNEARYGILWGTVGAARDSYTAALDYAKSRIQFDRPIAGFQLTQQKLVEMMLEVEKAYLVALRIGRLKDEGAARPAHISFGKLNNVRTALEIARSARTVLGANGITTEYPVLRHANNLESVLTYEGTSEIHTLVLGEAITGESAYR
- a CDS encoding AzlC family ABC transporter permease — protein: MRSLLRTLEHATLRDIALVCLADALVGASFGAISVSGGLPLWVPVAMSLLVFAGGSQFAAVGVVLSGGGALAAVATGLVLNARLLPFGFTVADVLDGPWWRRLLGAQLITDETAAFVLQQEGRRRRRAAFWLCGIALFTVWNVSVLLGAAAGGLIGDTDALGLDAAFPAVLLALVLPSLTDRRMRTAAVAGAVVAVAATPYLPAGLPVLLSLVGLLFAGRPRVEAERPTGGEGVSSVEKEGVR
- a CDS encoding ATP-grasp domain-containing protein, whose amino-acid sequence is MTARSAPVLLTCAQETSTTALLVEAAARRGLDTAALTGPAAVERLTGRLVHWYGGPLAAARVAAPLGLALLEPDDAWLTRLPAELTRRRIELTTLAEAWTLREPAFVKPPSDKSLPPAVYPDGSRLPRTGERIGPDTPVLVSEPVRFAAEYRLFVLDGEVRTGSRYARFGRLDPGPLAADATAFARRLLAAAGDTLPSAVALDVGPLADPYDSAEHWAVVEANMPWFAHCYAADPDRVLDVVLRAAGPWAALAPADRRFVRTAA
- a CDS encoding AzlD domain-containing protein — translated: MPLYAVLLLAAGTYAYRLAGPLLGHRLALSERLRHLLAVAAGVLLVALVATGALTQGHGFAGWARPAGVLVAGVLALRRAPFPAVVVAGAATTAVLRLCGVG
- a CDS encoding ADP-ribosylation/crystallin J1; amino-acid sequence: MNGQHAQTPPTTTLWRPTGPEELALVEAADWRAWPPRLPDQPIFYPVLNEDYAIRIARDWNVPASGVGYVTRFEVDTAFLARYPVQQAGGRTILELWVPAEELDEFNRHIVGRIEVVHEFRPEQ
- a CDS encoding helix-turn-helix domain-containing protein; the encoded protein is MSDRTPTPPAGSGTELIGLIAASIRRERERSGLSMAELARRAGIAKSTLSQLESGAGNPSVETLWALGVALNVPFSRLVDPPRPAVQVIRAGEGPVTHSERADYAATVLSSCPPNARRDIYRIEAQPGETRASDPHMPGTVEHVLLGAGRALVGPTDAPVELRPGDYVSYPGDAPHVFRALAPDTLAVIVMEHI